In Brachypodium distachyon strain Bd21 chromosome 2, Brachypodium_distachyon_v3.0, whole genome shotgun sequence, one genomic interval encodes:
- the LOC100832324 gene encoding interleukin-1 receptor-associated kinase 1 isoform X1, which translates to MASPSSNSDGDLQEGLRPCNSNPISSRDTDMDKKLQNAASLTFRLLQEITDNFSEGRKIGQGAYGTVYKGVYDNGEEIAVKLLHNNMQGTDDGQFKREFENLMRLEHQNVVRLVGYCYETQHKPMLHEGETIFADEISRALCFEYMPNGSLTKHISEECDGLDWNTRYKIIKGACEGLKYLHEGFKEPIYHMDLKPDNILLDENMMPKLADFGLSKLYDGEQTMITQTLMGTVGYLPPEYLFEHIVSKKLDIFSLGVVITKIIAGPRGPSRRAEMTHQEFLDQVHENWRKRLQETWRASRTLEAYCEQVNTCIEIALGCMETDRHNRPTIVHIIHQLNKTETVIKELKNDQGAEPSGDEYAAADPQPLPIPSIYGLRITGEAFPGGKLQASGYSISGTTSVVFQWVRHLEDGSVYNIEDAACPTYLVTGDDVGTLLAVEVQPLVDQERKGETVKVYANEKRKIMWENDSLPSIDGLRITGEAFPGRELTANGYSINGTTLCNFQWVHHLEDGSVRFIKDSTNPTHLVTDDDVDTILAVEVQPLNEWGRKGEIVKVYANEQRKITDDPEMKELIKTSLSIGHASYEVLLPVRYLDMWEPAVLAIKREGYSIKCNGQRGVVITEKFQQATAINIPYGRPTEFSIQSADGAEYNLKPAENSPSRDFIVQILRSFRMQAVQNGKGRRKGNFFMQSRVERGESVSL; encoded by the exons ATGGCATCTCCTAGCTCCAACTCCGATGGAGACCTGCAGGAAGGCCTTCGCCCCTGCAACTCCAACCCCATCTCCAG CAGAGACACTGACATGGATAAGAAGTTACAAAATGCAGCAAGCCTAACATTCCGATTATTACAAGAAATCACAGATAATTTCTCCGAGGGGCGAAAAATTGGTCAAGGTGCATATGGAACGGTTTACAAG GGGGTGTATGACAACGGTGAAGAGATTGCAGTGAAGCTGCTCCATAATAACATGCAAGGAACCGATGATGGGCAATTCAAACGCGAGTTTGAAAACCTTATGAGGCTCGAGCATCAGAATGTTGTACGGTTAGTTGGCTACTGCTACGAAACACAACATAAACCTATGCTGCATGAGGGAGAAACCATTTTTGCTGACGAGATAAGCAGAGCTCTCTGCTTTGAGTATATGCCAAATGGGAGCCTTACAAAGCATATTTCTG AGGAATGTGATGGTCTTGACTGGAACACACGTTACAAAATTATCAAGGGGGCTTGTGAGGGATTAAAATACCTTCATGAAGGATTCAAAGAACCAATTTACCACATGGACCTAAAACCTGACAATATACTGCTAGATGAGAATATGATGCCAAAACTTGCAGATTTTGGTTTATCCAAGCTCTACGATGGAGAACAAACCATGATCACACAAACTCTTATGGGAACAGT TGGATACTTGCCACCAGAATACTTATTTGAACACATAGTCTCGAAGAAGTTGGACATATTCAGCCTGGGTGTTGTGATTACAAAGATAATTGCAGGACCTAGAGGCCCCTCCAGGAGGGCTGAAATGACTCACCAAGAGTTTCTTGATCAA GTACATGAAAACTGGAGGAAGAGGTTGCAGGAAACATGGCGTGCTTCCCGAACACTAGAAGCATACTGCGAGCAAGTGAACACATGCATTGAAATAGCACTGGGCTGCATGGAAACCGACAGGCACAACAGGCCCACTATAGTGCATATCATCCATCAACTGAACAAGACTGAAACTGTGATTAAAGAGTTGAAAAATGACCAAGGAGCTGAACCTTCTGGAGATGAATATGCAGCTGCAGACCCGCAGCCACTCCCAATCCCATCCATATATGGGCTAAGAATCACAGGTGAAGCTTTTCCTGGAGGAAAACTTCAAGCAAGTGGGTATTCCATCAGTGGGACCACAAGTGTTGTTTTCCAG TGGGTTCGCCATTTGGAAGATGGATCGGTATATAACATAGAAG ATGCTGCGTGTCCCACATATTTAGTTACCGGTGATGATGTAGGTACTTTACTAGCCGTTGAGGTCCAGCCTCTAGTTGACCAAGAAAGAAAG gGGGAGACCGTGAAGGTTTATGCtaatgagaaaagaaaaattatgtGGG AGAATGACTCATTGCCATCCATAGATGGATTAAGGATCACAGGTGAAGCTTTTCCTGGAAGAGAACTTACAGCAAATGGGTATTCCATCAACGGGACCACACTTTGTAATTTCCAG TGGGTCCACCATTTGGAAGATGGATCCGTAAGGTTCATAAAAG ATTCAACGAATCCCACACATTTAGTTAccgatgatgatgtggatactATACTAGCCGTTGAGGTCCAGCCTCTAAATGAATGGGGTAGAAAG GGGGAAATCGTGAAGGTTTATGCTaacgaacaaagaaaaatcacTGACG ATCCTGAAATGAAGGAGCTTATCAAGACAAGCCTTTCAATTGGGCATGCCTCTTATGAAGTTCTGCTACCC GTTAGATATTTAGATATGTGGGAACCTGCTGTATTGGCAATAAAGAGGGAAGGTTACAGCATTAAGTGTAACGGACAGCGTGGTGTTGTTATTACAGAGAAATTCCAGCAAGCAACAGCT ATCAATATTCCATATGGGCGTCCTACTGAATTTTCAATTCAATCTGCTGATGGTGCTGAGTATAATCTCAAGCCTGCCGAAAATTCCCC GTCACGAGATTTCATTGTTCAAATACTGAGGTCGTTCAGAATGCAG GCTGTTCAGAATGgtaaaggaagaagaaagggcaACTTCTTCATGCAGAGTAGAGTAGAGCGTGGCGAAAGTGTTTCCTTGTAG
- the LOC100832324 gene encoding interleukin-1 receptor-associated kinase 1 isoform X2: MASPSSNSDGDLQEGLRPCNSNPISRDTDMDKKLQNAASLTFRLLQEITDNFSEGRKIGQGAYGTVYKGVYDNGEEIAVKLLHNNMQGTDDGQFKREFENLMRLEHQNVVRLVGYCYETQHKPMLHEGETIFADEISRALCFEYMPNGSLTKHISEECDGLDWNTRYKIIKGACEGLKYLHEGFKEPIYHMDLKPDNILLDENMMPKLADFGLSKLYDGEQTMITQTLMGTVGYLPPEYLFEHIVSKKLDIFSLGVVITKIIAGPRGPSRRAEMTHQEFLDQVHENWRKRLQETWRASRTLEAYCEQVNTCIEIALGCMETDRHNRPTIVHIIHQLNKTETVIKELKNDQGAEPSGDEYAAADPQPLPIPSIYGLRITGEAFPGGKLQASGYSISGTTSVVFQWVRHLEDGSVYNIEDAACPTYLVTGDDVGTLLAVEVQPLVDQERKGETVKVYANEKRKIMWENDSLPSIDGLRITGEAFPGRELTANGYSINGTTLCNFQWVHHLEDGSVRFIKDSTNPTHLVTDDDVDTILAVEVQPLNEWGRKGEIVKVYANEQRKITDDPEMKELIKTSLSIGHASYEVLLPVRYLDMWEPAVLAIKREGYSIKCNGQRGVVITEKFQQATAINIPYGRPTEFSIQSADGAEYNLKPAENSPSRDFIVQILRSFRMQAVQNGKGRRKGNFFMQSRVERGESVSL, translated from the exons ATGGCATCTCCTAGCTCCAACTCCGATGGAGACCTGCAGGAAGGCCTTCGCCCCTGCAACTCCAACCCCATCTCCAG AGACACTGACATGGATAAGAAGTTACAAAATGCAGCAAGCCTAACATTCCGATTATTACAAGAAATCACAGATAATTTCTCCGAGGGGCGAAAAATTGGTCAAGGTGCATATGGAACGGTTTACAAG GGGGTGTATGACAACGGTGAAGAGATTGCAGTGAAGCTGCTCCATAATAACATGCAAGGAACCGATGATGGGCAATTCAAACGCGAGTTTGAAAACCTTATGAGGCTCGAGCATCAGAATGTTGTACGGTTAGTTGGCTACTGCTACGAAACACAACATAAACCTATGCTGCATGAGGGAGAAACCATTTTTGCTGACGAGATAAGCAGAGCTCTCTGCTTTGAGTATATGCCAAATGGGAGCCTTACAAAGCATATTTCTG AGGAATGTGATGGTCTTGACTGGAACACACGTTACAAAATTATCAAGGGGGCTTGTGAGGGATTAAAATACCTTCATGAAGGATTCAAAGAACCAATTTACCACATGGACCTAAAACCTGACAATATACTGCTAGATGAGAATATGATGCCAAAACTTGCAGATTTTGGTTTATCCAAGCTCTACGATGGAGAACAAACCATGATCACACAAACTCTTATGGGAACAGT TGGATACTTGCCACCAGAATACTTATTTGAACACATAGTCTCGAAGAAGTTGGACATATTCAGCCTGGGTGTTGTGATTACAAAGATAATTGCAGGACCTAGAGGCCCCTCCAGGAGGGCTGAAATGACTCACCAAGAGTTTCTTGATCAA GTACATGAAAACTGGAGGAAGAGGTTGCAGGAAACATGGCGTGCTTCCCGAACACTAGAAGCATACTGCGAGCAAGTGAACACATGCATTGAAATAGCACTGGGCTGCATGGAAACCGACAGGCACAACAGGCCCACTATAGTGCATATCATCCATCAACTGAACAAGACTGAAACTGTGATTAAAGAGTTGAAAAATGACCAAGGAGCTGAACCTTCTGGAGATGAATATGCAGCTGCAGACCCGCAGCCACTCCCAATCCCATCCATATATGGGCTAAGAATCACAGGTGAAGCTTTTCCTGGAGGAAAACTTCAAGCAAGTGGGTATTCCATCAGTGGGACCACAAGTGTTGTTTTCCAG TGGGTTCGCCATTTGGAAGATGGATCGGTATATAACATAGAAG ATGCTGCGTGTCCCACATATTTAGTTACCGGTGATGATGTAGGTACTTTACTAGCCGTTGAGGTCCAGCCTCTAGTTGACCAAGAAAGAAAG gGGGAGACCGTGAAGGTTTATGCtaatgagaaaagaaaaattatgtGGG AGAATGACTCATTGCCATCCATAGATGGATTAAGGATCACAGGTGAAGCTTTTCCTGGAAGAGAACTTACAGCAAATGGGTATTCCATCAACGGGACCACACTTTGTAATTTCCAG TGGGTCCACCATTTGGAAGATGGATCCGTAAGGTTCATAAAAG ATTCAACGAATCCCACACATTTAGTTAccgatgatgatgtggatactATACTAGCCGTTGAGGTCCAGCCTCTAAATGAATGGGGTAGAAAG GGGGAAATCGTGAAGGTTTATGCTaacgaacaaagaaaaatcacTGACG ATCCTGAAATGAAGGAGCTTATCAAGACAAGCCTTTCAATTGGGCATGCCTCTTATGAAGTTCTGCTACCC GTTAGATATTTAGATATGTGGGAACCTGCTGTATTGGCAATAAAGAGGGAAGGTTACAGCATTAAGTGTAACGGACAGCGTGGTGTTGTTATTACAGAGAAATTCCAGCAAGCAACAGCT ATCAATATTCCATATGGGCGTCCTACTGAATTTTCAATTCAATCTGCTGATGGTGCTGAGTATAATCTCAAGCCTGCCGAAAATTCCCC GTCACGAGATTTCATTGTTCAAATACTGAGGTCGTTCAGAATGCAG GCTGTTCAGAATGgtaaaggaagaagaaagggcaACTTCTTCATGCAGAGTAGAGTAGAGCGTGGCGAAAGTGTTTCCTTGTAG
- the LOC100832324 gene encoding uncharacterized protein LOC100832324 isoform X3, translating into MASPSSNSDGDLQEGLRPCNSNPISSRDTDMDKKLQNAASLTFRLLQEITDNFSEGRKIGQGAYGTVYKGVYDNGEEIAVKLLHNNMQGTDDGQFKREFENLMRLEHQNVVRLVGYCYETQHKPMLHEGETIFADEISRALCFEYMPNGSLTKHISEECDGLDWNTRYKIIKGACEGLKYLHEGFKEPIYHMDLKPDNILLDENMMPKLADFGLSKLYDGEQTMITQTLMGTVGYLPPEYLFEHIVSKKLDIFSLGVVITKIIAGPRGPSRRAEMTHQEFLDQVHENWRKRLQETWRASRTLEAYCEQVNTCIEIALGCMETDRHNRPTIVHIIHQLNKTETVIKELKNDQGAEPSGDEYAAADPQPLPIPSIYGLRITGEAFPGGKLQASGYSISGTTSVVFQWVRHLEDGSVYNIEGTLLAVEVQPLVDQERKGETVKVYANEKRKIMWENDSLPSIDGLRITGEAFPGRELTANGYSINGTTLCNFQWVHHLEDGSVRFIKDSTNPTHLVTDDDVDTILAVEVQPLNEWGRKGEIVKVYANEQRKITDDPEMKELIKTSLSIGHASYEVLLPVRYLDMWEPAVLAIKREGYSIKCNGQRGVVITEKFQQATAINIPYGRPTEFSIQSADGAEYNLKPAENSPSRDFIVQILRSFRMQAVQNGKGRRKGNFFMQSRVERGESVSL; encoded by the exons ATGGCATCTCCTAGCTCCAACTCCGATGGAGACCTGCAGGAAGGCCTTCGCCCCTGCAACTCCAACCCCATCTCCAG CAGAGACACTGACATGGATAAGAAGTTACAAAATGCAGCAAGCCTAACATTCCGATTATTACAAGAAATCACAGATAATTTCTCCGAGGGGCGAAAAATTGGTCAAGGTGCATATGGAACGGTTTACAAG GGGGTGTATGACAACGGTGAAGAGATTGCAGTGAAGCTGCTCCATAATAACATGCAAGGAACCGATGATGGGCAATTCAAACGCGAGTTTGAAAACCTTATGAGGCTCGAGCATCAGAATGTTGTACGGTTAGTTGGCTACTGCTACGAAACACAACATAAACCTATGCTGCATGAGGGAGAAACCATTTTTGCTGACGAGATAAGCAGAGCTCTCTGCTTTGAGTATATGCCAAATGGGAGCCTTACAAAGCATATTTCTG AGGAATGTGATGGTCTTGACTGGAACACACGTTACAAAATTATCAAGGGGGCTTGTGAGGGATTAAAATACCTTCATGAAGGATTCAAAGAACCAATTTACCACATGGACCTAAAACCTGACAATATACTGCTAGATGAGAATATGATGCCAAAACTTGCAGATTTTGGTTTATCCAAGCTCTACGATGGAGAACAAACCATGATCACACAAACTCTTATGGGAACAGT TGGATACTTGCCACCAGAATACTTATTTGAACACATAGTCTCGAAGAAGTTGGACATATTCAGCCTGGGTGTTGTGATTACAAAGATAATTGCAGGACCTAGAGGCCCCTCCAGGAGGGCTGAAATGACTCACCAAGAGTTTCTTGATCAA GTACATGAAAACTGGAGGAAGAGGTTGCAGGAAACATGGCGTGCTTCCCGAACACTAGAAGCATACTGCGAGCAAGTGAACACATGCATTGAAATAGCACTGGGCTGCATGGAAACCGACAGGCACAACAGGCCCACTATAGTGCATATCATCCATCAACTGAACAAGACTGAAACTGTGATTAAAGAGTTGAAAAATGACCAAGGAGCTGAACCTTCTGGAGATGAATATGCAGCTGCAGACCCGCAGCCACTCCCAATCCCATCCATATATGGGCTAAGAATCACAGGTGAAGCTTTTCCTGGAGGAAAACTTCAAGCAAGTGGGTATTCCATCAGTGGGACCACAAGTGTTGTTTTCCAG TGGGTTCGCCATTTGGAAGATGGATCGGTATATAACATAGAAG GTACTTTACTAGCCGTTGAGGTCCAGCCTCTAGTTGACCAAGAAAGAAAG gGGGAGACCGTGAAGGTTTATGCtaatgagaaaagaaaaattatgtGGG AGAATGACTCATTGCCATCCATAGATGGATTAAGGATCACAGGTGAAGCTTTTCCTGGAAGAGAACTTACAGCAAATGGGTATTCCATCAACGGGACCACACTTTGTAATTTCCAG TGGGTCCACCATTTGGAAGATGGATCCGTAAGGTTCATAAAAG ATTCAACGAATCCCACACATTTAGTTAccgatgatgatgtggatactATACTAGCCGTTGAGGTCCAGCCTCTAAATGAATGGGGTAGAAAG GGGGAAATCGTGAAGGTTTATGCTaacgaacaaagaaaaatcacTGACG ATCCTGAAATGAAGGAGCTTATCAAGACAAGCCTTTCAATTGGGCATGCCTCTTATGAAGTTCTGCTACCC GTTAGATATTTAGATATGTGGGAACCTGCTGTATTGGCAATAAAGAGGGAAGGTTACAGCATTAAGTGTAACGGACAGCGTGGTGTTGTTATTACAGAGAAATTCCAGCAAGCAACAGCT ATCAATATTCCATATGGGCGTCCTACTGAATTTTCAATTCAATCTGCTGATGGTGCTGAGTATAATCTCAAGCCTGCCGAAAATTCCCC GTCACGAGATTTCATTGTTCAAATACTGAGGTCGTTCAGAATGCAG GCTGTTCAGAATGgtaaaggaagaagaaagggcaACTTCTTCATGCAGAGTAGAGTAGAGCGTGGCGAAAGTGTTTCCTTGTAG
- the LOC100832324 gene encoding interleukin-1 receptor-associated kinase 1 isoform X4, with translation METCRKAFAPATPTPSPDNFSEGRKIGQGAYGTVYKGVYDNGEEIAVKLLHNNMQGTDDGQFKREFENLMRLEHQNVVRLVGYCYETQHKPMLHEGETIFADEISRALCFEYMPNGSLTKHISEECDGLDWNTRYKIIKGACEGLKYLHEGFKEPIYHMDLKPDNILLDENMMPKLADFGLSKLYDGEQTMITQTLMGTVGYLPPEYLFEHIVSKKLDIFSLGVVITKIIAGPRGPSRRAEMTHQEFLDQVHENWRKRLQETWRASRTLEAYCEQVNTCIEIALGCMETDRHNRPTIVHIIHQLNKTETVIKELKNDQGAEPSGDEYAAADPQPLPIPSIYGLRITGEAFPGGKLQASGYSISGTTSVVFQWVRHLEDGSVYNIEDAACPTYLVTGDDVGTLLAVEVQPLVDQERKGETVKVYANEKRKIMWENDSLPSIDGLRITGEAFPGRELTANGYSINGTTLCNFQWVHHLEDGSVRFIKDSTNPTHLVTDDDVDTILAVEVQPLNEWGRKGEIVKVYANEQRKITDDPEMKELIKTSLSIGHASYEVLLPVRYLDMWEPAVLAIKREGYSIKCNGQRGVVITEKFQQATAINIPYGRPTEFSIQSADGAEYNLKPAENSPSRDFIVQILRSFRMQAVQNGKGRRKGNFFMQSRVERGESVSL, from the exons ATGGAGACCTGCAGGAAGGCCTTCGCCCCTGCAACTCCAACCCCATCTCCAG ATAATTTCTCCGAGGGGCGAAAAATTGGTCAAGGTGCATATGGAACGGTTTACAAG GGGGTGTATGACAACGGTGAAGAGATTGCAGTGAAGCTGCTCCATAATAACATGCAAGGAACCGATGATGGGCAATTCAAACGCGAGTTTGAAAACCTTATGAGGCTCGAGCATCAGAATGTTGTACGGTTAGTTGGCTACTGCTACGAAACACAACATAAACCTATGCTGCATGAGGGAGAAACCATTTTTGCTGACGAGATAAGCAGAGCTCTCTGCTTTGAGTATATGCCAAATGGGAGCCTTACAAAGCATATTTCTG AGGAATGTGATGGTCTTGACTGGAACACACGTTACAAAATTATCAAGGGGGCTTGTGAGGGATTAAAATACCTTCATGAAGGATTCAAAGAACCAATTTACCACATGGACCTAAAACCTGACAATATACTGCTAGATGAGAATATGATGCCAAAACTTGCAGATTTTGGTTTATCCAAGCTCTACGATGGAGAACAAACCATGATCACACAAACTCTTATGGGAACAGT TGGATACTTGCCACCAGAATACTTATTTGAACACATAGTCTCGAAGAAGTTGGACATATTCAGCCTGGGTGTTGTGATTACAAAGATAATTGCAGGACCTAGAGGCCCCTCCAGGAGGGCTGAAATGACTCACCAAGAGTTTCTTGATCAA GTACATGAAAACTGGAGGAAGAGGTTGCAGGAAACATGGCGTGCTTCCCGAACACTAGAAGCATACTGCGAGCAAGTGAACACATGCATTGAAATAGCACTGGGCTGCATGGAAACCGACAGGCACAACAGGCCCACTATAGTGCATATCATCCATCAACTGAACAAGACTGAAACTGTGATTAAAGAGTTGAAAAATGACCAAGGAGCTGAACCTTCTGGAGATGAATATGCAGCTGCAGACCCGCAGCCACTCCCAATCCCATCCATATATGGGCTAAGAATCACAGGTGAAGCTTTTCCTGGAGGAAAACTTCAAGCAAGTGGGTATTCCATCAGTGGGACCACAAGTGTTGTTTTCCAG TGGGTTCGCCATTTGGAAGATGGATCGGTATATAACATAGAAG ATGCTGCGTGTCCCACATATTTAGTTACCGGTGATGATGTAGGTACTTTACTAGCCGTTGAGGTCCAGCCTCTAGTTGACCAAGAAAGAAAG gGGGAGACCGTGAAGGTTTATGCtaatgagaaaagaaaaattatgtGGG AGAATGACTCATTGCCATCCATAGATGGATTAAGGATCACAGGTGAAGCTTTTCCTGGAAGAGAACTTACAGCAAATGGGTATTCCATCAACGGGACCACACTTTGTAATTTCCAG TGGGTCCACCATTTGGAAGATGGATCCGTAAGGTTCATAAAAG ATTCAACGAATCCCACACATTTAGTTAccgatgatgatgtggatactATACTAGCCGTTGAGGTCCAGCCTCTAAATGAATGGGGTAGAAAG GGGGAAATCGTGAAGGTTTATGCTaacgaacaaagaaaaatcacTGACG ATCCTGAAATGAAGGAGCTTATCAAGACAAGCCTTTCAATTGGGCATGCCTCTTATGAAGTTCTGCTACCC GTTAGATATTTAGATATGTGGGAACCTGCTGTATTGGCAATAAAGAGGGAAGGTTACAGCATTAAGTGTAACGGACAGCGTGGTGTTGTTATTACAGAGAAATTCCAGCAAGCAACAGCT ATCAATATTCCATATGGGCGTCCTACTGAATTTTCAATTCAATCTGCTGATGGTGCTGAGTATAATCTCAAGCCTGCCGAAAATTCCCC GTCACGAGATTTCATTGTTCAAATACTGAGGTCGTTCAGAATGCAG GCTGTTCAGAATGgtaaaggaagaagaaagggcaACTTCTTCATGCAGAGTAGAGTAGAGCGTGGCGAAAGTGTTTCCTTGTAG